The sequence CCAGGTCAACGTACCCGATGGTCCGCTGCAAATCCTTGGGAGCGATGACCAGCAGATAGGCGAGCATGGCTTCTTCCTGCCGCGCCAGAATTTCCTTCATATTGATCAGGCTGGAAAAGAATGCCTCGCCCGGCAGGTGTTCAAGGGAGATGCCCTCCCGGCAGCGCAGGCTCCAAAGCCGGTCAACGCCGACGATATGTGCCAGGGTGCCGAACACGCTGTTGTAGGGGCATTCCAACGGTGTGTGAATCAGGTGCTCCACCTGACCGGCGGCTTCAATGCAATCCATGGTTGATGCGTAGTGGTGACACATCAATTCCCGCATAGCGTGCATGGGATGTATCTCCCGGGAGAATCGGTTCCGAGTCGGTCAGCATATGATCATCCGGCATGGCCGGC is a genomic window of Paucidesulfovibrio gracilis DSM 16080 containing:
- a CDS encoding DinB family protein; this encodes MHAMRELMCHHYASTMDCIEAAGQVEHLIHTPLECPYNSVFGTLAHIVGVDRLWSLRCREGISLEHLPGEAFFSSLINMKEILARQEEAMLAYLLVIAPKDLQRTIGYVDLAGRQQERPLDVILLHMAQHAAHHRGELTTLLRLLGATHAPRHLLSSYTGPSQQT